Proteins found in one Magnolia sinica isolate HGM2019 chromosome 5, MsV1, whole genome shotgun sequence genomic segment:
- the LOC131246807 gene encoding adenosylhomocysteinase 1 translates to MDLIAEKTSSGREYKVKDMSQADFGRLEIELAEVEMPGLMSCRTEFGPSQPFKGARISGSLHMTIQTAVLIETLTALGAEVRWCSCNIFSTQDHAAAAIARDSAAVFAWKGETLQEYWWCTERALDWGPGGGPDLIVDDGGDATLLIHEGVKAEEEFEKTGKIPDPASTDNAEFQIVLGLIKDGLKSNPKRFHRMKERLVGVSEETTTGVKRLYQMEVNGTLLFPAINVNDSVTKSKFDNLYGCRHSLPDGLMRATDVMIAGKVAVVCGYGDVGKGCAAALKQAGARVIVTEIDPICALQALMEGIPVLTLEDVVSEADIFVTTTGNKDIIMVDHMKKMKNNAIVCNIGHFDNEIDMLGLETYPGIKRITIKPQTDRWVFPETKVGIIVLAEGRLMNLGCATGHPSFVMSCSFTNQVIAQLELWKERSSGKYEKKVYVLPKHLDEKVAALHLGKLGAKLTKLSQEQADYISVPVEGPYKPFHYRY, encoded by the exons ATGGATCTGATCGCTGAGAAGACGTCCTCAGGCCGTGAATACAAGGTCAAGGACATGTCGCAGGCGGACTTCGGTCGCCTCGAGATCGAGCTGGCCGAGGTGGAGATGCCGGGCCTCATGTCCTGCCGAACGGAGTTCGGCCCATCACAGCCGTTCAAGGGCGCCCGAATCTCTGGGTCCCTCCACATGACGATCCAGACCGCAGTCCTGATCGAGACCCTCACCGCCCTCGGCGCCGAGGTCCGCTGGTGTTCCTGCAACATCTTCTCCACGCAGGACCACGCCGCTGCCGCCATCGCTCGCGATAGTGCTGCTGTCTTCGCCTGGAAAGGCGAGACCCTCCAGGAATACTGGTGGTGCACCGAGCGGGCCCTTGACTGGGGCCCGGGCGGTGGGCCCGATCTCATCGTTGATGATGGTGGCGATGCAACTCTCCTGATCCATGAAGGTGTGAAGGCCGAGGAGGAGTTCGAGAAGACGGGGAAGATTCCGGACCCCGCCTCGACCGACAACGCCGAGTTCCAGATCGTGCTTGGCCTGATCAAGGACGGGCTGAAGTCGAACCCGAAGAGGTTCCACCGGATGAAGGAGAGACTTGTCGGTGTCTCGGAGGAGACGACGACGGGCGTGAAGAGGCTGTATCAGATGGAGGTCAACGGGACACTGCTCTTCCCCGCGATCAATGTCAATGACTCCGTCACCAAGAGCAAG TTTGATAACCTGTATGGATGCCGCCACTCCCTCCCTGATGGTTTGATGAGGGCCACCGATGTCATGATTGCCGGCAAGGTTGCTGTAGTCTGTGGGTATGGAGATGTTGGCAAGGGCTGTGCTGCTGCCCTCAAGCAGGCTGGTGCCCGTGTGATCGTCACTGAGATCGACCCCATCTGCGCCCTCCAGGCCCTGATGGAAGGCATCCCTGTTTTGACTCTTGAGGACGTGGTCTCAGAGGCAGACATCTTTGTGACGACGACTGGTAACAAGgacatcatcatggtggaccacatgaagaagatgaagaacaaTGCCATCGTGTGCAACATTGGGCACTTTGACAATGAGATCGACATGCTGGGGCTGGAGACGTACCCTGGCATCAAGCGCATCACCATCAAGCCACAGACAGACCGGTGGGTCTTCCCTGAAACCAAGGTCGGCATCATCGTCCTTGCTGAGGGCCGCCTCATGAACCTTGGGTGTGCCACTGGCCACCCTAGCTTTGTCATGTCGTGCTCCTTCACCAACCAG GTGATAGCACAGCTGGAGCTGTGGAAGGAGAGGTCGTCGGGCAAGTACGAGAAGAAGGTCTATGTGCTGCCGAAGCACCTGGATGAGAAGGTGGCGGCGCTCCACCTTGGTAAGCTTGGAGCTAAGCTAACCAAGCTTTCTCAGGAGCAGGCTGACTACATCAGCGTCCCTGTTGAGGGCCCATACAAGCCCTTTCACTACAGGTACTGA